One Mesorhizobium sp. L-2-11 genomic region harbors:
- a CDS encoding LemA family protein: protein MPALSSPFVFRNLPALLMMAIVLPLLAGCGYNTIPTAEENAKAAWSQVLNQYQRRADLIPNLVETVKGYAAHEKDTLDAVVEARAKATQVTVTPETLSDPEAVKRFQDSQAGLTSALSRLLAVVENYPDLKANQNFLALQAQLEGTENRISVARRDYIEAVREYNLTLRTFPSVIWATLWFRDNQPFANFTIEEDKIQTPKVDFGTQQGG, encoded by the coding sequence ATGCCTGCCCTTTCCTCCCCTTTCGTCTTCCGCAACCTTCCGGCCTTGCTGATGATGGCGATCGTGCTGCCGCTGCTGGCCGGCTGCGGCTACAACACCATTCCGACGGCGGAGGAAAACGCCAAGGCCGCATGGAGCCAGGTGCTGAACCAGTACCAGCGCCGCGCCGATCTCATCCCCAACCTGGTTGAGACGGTCAAGGGCTATGCCGCACATGAGAAGGATACGCTCGATGCCGTGGTCGAGGCGCGCGCCAAGGCGACGCAGGTGACGGTGACGCCCGAGACGCTGAGCGATCCGGAAGCGGTCAAGAGATTCCAGGACAGTCAAGCCGGCCTGACCAGCGCGCTGTCGCGGTTGCTGGCAGTGGTGGAGAATTATCCCGACCTCAAGGCCAACCAGAATTTTCTGGCGCTGCAGGCGCAGCTCGAAGGCACCGAGAACCGAATCTCGGTCGCCCGCCGCGACTATATCGAGGCGGTGCGGGAGTATAATCTGACGCTGCGGACCTTCCCGTCGGTGATTTGGGCGACCCTGTGGTTCCGCGACAATCAGCCGTTCGCCAACTTCACCATCGAGGAAGACAAGATTCAGACGCCGAAGGTCGATTTCGGCACGCAGCAGGGCGGGTGA
- a CDS encoding DUF429 domain-containing protein, whose protein sequence is MTIVGVDGCKAGWIAVRRDPGAAPSAAVFPSFAALLDALPADATVAVDMPIGLPDVSQKGGRGPEALVRPLLGNRQSSVFAIPSRAALYAHTDGFTTIEAWYAAHRRASEVAKATSDPPRGISIQAFGIFAKIREIDVVLIARPELRRRVFESHPEVAFCRLNGDQAMRLPKKIRGAVNPAGMAERKALLCRHGYVSGFLDRTPPRGAAADDFLDAAAMMLIAGRIAGGEARPFPDPPLADRFGIPVAIWA, encoded by the coding sequence GTGACTATCGTCGGTGTCGACGGCTGCAAGGCCGGCTGGATCGCCGTTCGCCGCGATCCGGGGGCAGCACCTTCGGCAGCCGTTTTTCCCAGCTTCGCAGCACTGCTCGACGCATTGCCGGCCGATGCGACGGTCGCCGTCGACATGCCGATCGGCCTGCCTGATGTTTCGCAAAAGGGCGGACGCGGGCCCGAGGCGCTGGTGCGGCCGCTGCTCGGCAACAGGCAATCCAGTGTCTTCGCCATCCCCTCGCGTGCGGCGCTTTATGCGCATACGGACGGCTTCACCACGATCGAGGCCTGGTATGCCGCGCATCGCAGGGCAAGCGAAGTGGCCAAGGCGACCTCCGATCCGCCGCGTGGCATCTCGATCCAGGCGTTCGGCATTTTTGCCAAGATCCGCGAGATCGATGTGGTGCTGATCGCGCGTCCCGAACTGCGCCGCCGGGTCTTCGAATCGCATCCGGAAGTCGCCTTCTGCCGGCTGAACGGCGATCAGGCGATGCGCTTGCCGAAGAAGATCAGGGGCGCCGTCAACCCGGCCGGCATGGCGGAACGCAAGGCGCTGCTTTGCCGGCACGGTTATGTCAGCGGCTTTCTCGACCGGACGCCGCCGCGCGGCGCTGCTGCCGACGACTTTCTCGACGCCGCAGCGATGATGCTGATCGCCGGCCGCATCGCCGGCGGCGAGGCAAGGCCGTTTCCGGATCCGCCGCTCGCCGACCGCTTTGGCATCCCCGTGGCGATCTGGGCATGA
- a CDS encoding YggT family protein codes for MIALIQTIVLALDIYWWIIIASAIFSWLYAFNVVNSRNQFVDSVSNMLFRLTEPALRPIRRFLPDLGGIDISPIILLLILFFLRQFLLTTVAPLVV; via the coding sequence ATGATAGCCCTCATTCAGACCATTGTCTTGGCGCTTGACATTTATTGGTGGATCATCATCGCTTCGGCGATCTTCTCCTGGCTCTACGCCTTCAACGTCGTCAACTCGCGCAACCAGTTCGTCGATAGCGTCAGCAACATGCTCTTCCGGCTGACTGAGCCGGCGCTGCGGCCGATCCGCCGCTTCCTGCCCGACCTCGGCGGCATCGACATTTCGCCGATCATCCTGCTTCTGATCCTGTTCTTCCTCAGGCAGTTCCTGCTCACCACGGTGGCGCCGCTGGTCGTCTGA
- a CDS encoding sugar phosphate isomerase/epimerase family protein has translation MKLGLLTAPFADTPLGEVADWASSAGFEALEIACWPKSSGAARRYAGTSHIDAASTSASQAKEITAALTEENLSISGLGFYPNPLHPDAAHRKAVIDHLKKVIVLASHMGVPVVNTFCGGDASKTIDANWQEALKLWPAIIAHARDYGVKLAFENCPMIFSYDEWPGGHNIAYSPYIWRRILDAWGGDVGMNFDPSHLVWQMIDQARFIREFGPYVLHVHAKDLMIDRDGLYERGILSAGMGWQVPRMPGLGDVDWNVIFSGLYRAGYDGPIIIEHEDRRFEGSDENVKRGFLLARDVLRPFVK, from the coding sequence ATGAAGCTCGGACTGCTCACCGCACCGTTTGCCGACACCCCGCTCGGCGAGGTCGCCGACTGGGCAAGTTCTGCCGGCTTCGAGGCGCTCGAGATCGCCTGCTGGCCGAAATCCTCGGGCGCTGCCCGGCGCTATGCCGGCACCAGCCATATCGACGCCGCCTCGACCTCGGCCTCGCAGGCCAAGGAAATCACCGCAGCACTGACGGAAGAGAACCTGTCGATCTCGGGCCTCGGTTTCTACCCCAATCCGCTGCATCCCGATGCTGCCCACCGCAAGGCCGTCATCGATCATTTGAAGAAGGTGATCGTGCTGGCCAGCCATATGGGCGTGCCTGTTGTCAACACTTTCTGCGGCGGCGACGCCTCAAAAACCATCGACGCCAACTGGCAAGAGGCACTCAAACTATGGCCCGCCATCATCGCCCATGCCCGCGACTACGGCGTCAAGCTGGCTTTTGAGAACTGCCCGATGATCTTCAGCTATGACGAATGGCCAGGCGGCCACAACATCGCCTATTCACCCTATATCTGGCGCCGCATCCTAGACGCCTGGGGCGGCGACGTCGGCATGAACTTCGACCCGTCGCACCTGGTCTGGCAGATGATCGACCAGGCCCGCTTCATCAGGGAGTTCGGCCCGTACGTGCTGCATGTCCATGCCAAGGACCTGATGATCGATCGTGATGGGCTTTACGAGCGCGGTATCCTCTCGGCCGGGATGGGCTGGCAGGTGCCGCGCATGCCGGGGCTTGGCGACGTCGACTGGAATGTGATCTTCTCCGGCCTCTATCGCGCCGGCTACGACGGGCCCATCATCATCGAGCACGAGGACCGGCGGTTTGAGGGCAGCGATGAAAACGTCAAGCGAGGCTTTCTGCTGGCCCGCGACGTGCTGCGCCCCTTCGTGAAATAA
- a CDS encoding ABC transporter substrate-binding protein yields MKKFLAMVPLLAGAAFLASMGVSSAEAKYTIGVSNTVQGNGWREEMICAIKAQALASGEVTKLNIAHRNTDAAGQLEDIRNLISAKVNAIVVNPADPAGIKSALEEATKAGIVVVAVDQAVTEPSAYIISNNQEQYAYLGAKWLFQQIGGKGDVVYMRGAAGASADSDRDKGFKKALAEFPDVKVVHEVFTGWQQDQGKQQILDFIATGSPFNGIWTSGIDNVIVDALVESQTPLVPVVGADNAGFVGQLNSVEGLVGAAVTNPGSIGGAGVTLALQILNGKKPAEQTVLVEPQLWENVTEEGKAKLKSVADPSLSPEWPVSISIPDWTTYTKDQIIACKGPGE; encoded by the coding sequence ATGAAAAAATTTCTGGCAATGGTCCCGCTGCTTGCCGGCGCGGCGTTTCTGGCTTCGATGGGCGTCTCGTCCGCTGAAGCCAAATACACGATCGGCGTCTCCAACACGGTGCAGGGCAATGGCTGGCGCGAGGAGATGATCTGCGCCATCAAGGCGCAGGCGCTCGCCTCCGGCGAGGTGACCAAGCTCAACATCGCCCATCGCAACACCGACGCCGCCGGCCAGCTCGAGGACATCCGCAACCTGATCAGCGCCAAGGTCAACGCCATTGTTGTCAACCCGGCCGATCCGGCCGGCATCAAGTCAGCGCTTGAGGAAGCCACCAAGGCCGGCATCGTCGTCGTCGCCGTCGACCAGGCGGTCACCGAGCCCTCGGCCTACATCATCTCCAACAACCAGGAGCAGTACGCTTATCTCGGCGCCAAATGGCTGTTCCAGCAGATCGGCGGCAAGGGCGACGTCGTCTATATGCGCGGCGCTGCCGGCGCCTCGGCAGACAGCGACCGCGACAAGGGTTTTAAGAAGGCGCTTGCCGAATTCCCCGACGTCAAGGTCGTGCATGAGGTCTTCACCGGCTGGCAGCAGGACCAGGGCAAGCAGCAGATTCTCGACTTCATCGCCACCGGATCGCCATTCAACGGCATCTGGACCTCGGGCATCGACAATGTGATCGTCGATGCGCTGGTCGAGTCGCAGACGCCGCTGGTGCCGGTGGTCGGCGCCGACAATGCCGGCTTCGTCGGCCAGTTGAACTCGGTCGAAGGCCTCGTCGGCGCGGCGGTGACCAACCCCGGTTCGATCGGCGGCGCCGGCGTGACGCTGGCGCTGCAGATCCTGAACGGCAAGAAGCCGGCGGAGCAGACCGTGCTGGTCGAGCCGCAGCTTTGGGAGAACGTCACCGAGGAGGGCAAGGCCAAGCTGAAAAGCGTCGCCGATCCGTCGCTGAGCCCGGAATGGCCGGTCTCGATCTCCATCCCGGACTGGACCACCTATACCAAGGACCAGATCATCGCCTGCAAGGGCCCGGGCGAGTAA
- a CDS encoding carbonic anhydrase, producing the protein MPHLPEHLLTGYRNFMNGRYLAESGRYRSLAREGQSPETMIIACCDSRAAPEAIFDAGPGELFVLRNVGNLVPPYAPDDQFHSTSAALEFAVQSLKVKNIVVMGHGRCGGIRAALDPTAAPLSPGDFIGKWMSLIAPAAETVSSSTFMTATERQTALERISIRYSIANLRTFPCVSILEGKGRLSLHGAWFDISTGELWVMNKDTGDFERPEMT; encoded by the coding sequence ATGCCTCATCTGCCTGAACATCTGCTCACCGGCTACCGCAATTTCATGAACGGCCGCTATCTCGCCGAAAGCGGACGCTATCGCTCGCTCGCTCGCGAGGGCCAGTCCCCGGAAACGATGATCATTGCCTGCTGCGATTCCCGCGCGGCCCCCGAGGCGATCTTCGACGCTGGCCCCGGCGAGCTCTTCGTGCTGCGCAATGTCGGCAATCTGGTGCCGCCCTATGCGCCCGACGACCAGTTCCACTCGACCTCGGCGGCGCTCGAATTCGCCGTGCAGAGCCTCAAGGTGAAGAACATCGTGGTGATGGGCCATGGCCGCTGCGGCGGCATCCGCGCAGCACTCGACCCTACAGCCGCGCCACTGTCGCCCGGCGACTTCATCGGCAAGTGGATGAGCCTGATTGCGCCGGCCGCCGAGACCGTGTCGTCAAGCACCTTCATGACGGCGACCGAGCGGCAGACCGCGCTCGAGCGCATTTCGATCCGCTATTCGATTGCCAATCTCAGGACCTTTCCCTGCGTCTCGATCCTGGAAGGCAAGGGACGGCTGTCGCTGCACGGCGCCTGGTTCGACATCTCGACCGGCGAGCTCTGGGTGATGAACAAGGACACCGGTGACTTCGAGCGGCCGGAGATGACGTAG
- the pdxY gene encoding pyridoxal kinase PdxY, translating into MSTEEHDAPRAVIVISSHVARGSVGNRAAVFALETLGFPVWAVPTVILPWHPGHGRATRIVPPLDQFRALMADLERAPWLGEVGAVLSGYLGEGGQADAVASLVGAVKAKTPDAVYICDPVMGDSGGLYVPETTAIAMRDRLMPTADIATPNRYELEWMAGSPLPDLKTVMAAALHAGPSTMLVTSAPAMMAGGTGNLLLNGNQALLAEHRLIDKPPKGLGDLTAAVYLARILSGQTAIKALQSTTAAVYEILARTAKRGGDELQLETDAQSLSHPMAMVQLRHLLHPGRDKRA; encoded by the coding sequence GTGAGCACCGAAGAACACGACGCGCCGCGCGCGGTCATCGTCATTTCCAGCCATGTCGCGCGCGGCTCGGTCGGCAACCGCGCCGCAGTCTTTGCGCTGGAGACGCTGGGCTTTCCGGTGTGGGCGGTGCCGACCGTCATCCTGCCCTGGCATCCGGGCCATGGACGGGCGACGCGCATCGTACCGCCGCTCGATCAATTCAGGGCGCTGATGGCCGATCTCGAGCGCGCGCCGTGGCTGGGCGAGGTCGGCGCGGTGCTGTCCGGCTATCTCGGCGAAGGTGGCCAGGCCGACGCCGTCGCCTCGCTGGTCGGCGCGGTCAAGGCGAAGACGCCGGACGCCGTCTATATCTGCGACCCGGTCATGGGTGATTCGGGCGGGCTCTATGTGCCGGAGACCACCGCCATTGCCATGCGCGACCGGCTGATGCCGACCGCCGACATCGCAACGCCCAACCGCTACGAGCTGGAATGGATGGCGGGATCGCCGCTGCCCGACCTCAAAACGGTGATGGCGGCCGCCCTTCATGCCGGGCCGTCGACCATGCTGGTCACCTCGGCGCCGGCGATGATGGCCGGCGGCACCGGCAATCTGCTGCTCAACGGCAACCAGGCGCTGCTCGCCGAGCATCGCCTAATCGACAAGCCGCCCAAGGGCCTCGGCGACCTGACGGCGGCCGTCTATCTGGCGCGCATTCTGTCCGGCCAGACGGCGATCAAGGCGCTGCAGTCGACCACGGCGGCGGTCTACGAGATCCTGGCGCGCACCGCCAAGCGCGGCGGCGACGAATTGCAGCTCGAAACCGACGCACAGAGCCTGTCGCACCCGATGGCGATGGTGCAGCTTCGCCATCTCCTGCATCCGGGGCGGGACAAAAGAGCGTGA
- a CDS encoding DUF167 family protein, whose protein sequence is MAGPFRPRNDGLDLFVRLTPKAALDRLEGIETSADGRSHLKARVRAVPENGAANQALEQLVAKALGVPRSAVSVVAGGTARLKTLHVLGDPAALTKAIEALGGGPSAPR, encoded by the coding sequence ATGGCTGGGCCGTTTCGCCCGCGTAACGACGGCCTTGACCTGTTCGTCCGGCTGACGCCGAAAGCGGCGTTGGACAGGCTCGAGGGCATCGAGACCTCGGCGGATGGACGAAGCCATCTTAAGGCTCGCGTCCGCGCCGTGCCGGAAAACGGCGCCGCCAACCAGGCGCTGGAACAGCTGGTCGCCAAGGCGCTGGGAGTGCCGCGATCGGCCGTCTCGGTCGTCGCCGGCGGCACGGCCCGGCTGAAGACGCTGCACGTCCTCGGCGATCCGGCTGCGCTGACGAAAGCCATCGAGGCGCTGGGTGGCGGCCCAAGCGCGCCGCGTTAA
- a CDS encoding SDR family oxidoreductase, whose protein sequence is MEFRLEGKVVLVTGATQGVGRAIAEALARSGAGGLLVTGREPVRGSEVATSLCQAGTPTAFVAADLADTTAPARLVDECISRFGRIDALVNAAGLTNRASFLDADLDDWAALFAVNARAPFFLMQAAIRQMRKQGQGGAIVNILSINAHCGSPELAVYSATKGALATLTRNAANAHRFDRIRVNGINVGWTDTPAERIMQAQTLGHGPGWIDAANASQPFGRLLAADEVANLAVFLLSDACGPMTGALIDQEQRVIGANR, encoded by the coding sequence ATGGAGTTTCGGTTGGAAGGCAAGGTGGTGCTGGTCACCGGTGCGACGCAGGGCGTCGGCCGGGCGATCGCCGAGGCGCTGGCGCGTTCCGGTGCCGGCGGCCTGCTGGTCACCGGCCGCGAGCCCGTGCGCGGCAGCGAAGTGGCGACCTCGCTCTGCCAGGCCGGCACGCCAACCGCATTCGTCGCCGCCGATCTGGCGGATACCACGGCGCCGGCGCGGCTGGTTGACGAATGTATCAGTCGCTTCGGACGTATCGATGCCTTGGTCAACGCCGCCGGGCTGACCAACCGCGCCTCATTCCTCGATGCCGATCTTGACGACTGGGCGGCGCTGTTCGCCGTCAATGCGCGGGCGCCGTTCTTTCTGATGCAGGCGGCCATCAGGCAGATGCGCAAGCAAGGTCAGGGCGGCGCCATCGTCAACATCCTGTCGATCAACGCGCATTGCGGCTCGCCGGAACTCGCCGTCTATTCGGCCACCAAGGGCGCACTCGCGACGCTGACCCGCAACGCCGCCAACGCGCACCGTTTCGATCGCATCCGCGTCAACGGCATAAATGTCGGCTGGACCGACACGCCGGCCGAACGCATCATGCAGGCGCAGACGCTGGGGCATGGCCCCGGCTGGATCGACGCCGCCAACGCGTCGCAGCCTTTCGGACGGCTGCTGGCGGCCGACGAGGTGGCCAACCTCGCCGTGTTCCTGCTCTCCGACGCCTGCGGGCCGATGACCGGCGCGCTGATCGACCAGGAGCAACGGGTTATCGGGGCGAACCGGTGA
- a CDS encoding nuclear transport factor 2 family protein — protein sequence MACRSIALAAAALLFSLISVRADDGALIGRWYAALLVADRTELSDLLADDVRIKLDDLGVVQTKQEFIASIDDWEGAVAGAEIRHRIEKTEGGVTTVIACYDFPNNDVLMQETFAIADNRITASSQAAIAENCDSY from the coding sequence ATGGCATGCCGTTCGATCGCTTTGGCCGCAGCGGCGCTGCTGTTTTCACTGATATCCGTCCGCGCCGACGACGGCGCGCTCATCGGCCGCTGGTACGCGGCGCTGCTGGTCGCCGATCGCACAGAATTGTCGGACCTGCTTGCCGACGACGTCCGGATAAAACTCGACGATCTCGGCGTCGTCCAGACCAAGCAGGAATTCATCGCCTCCATCGACGACTGGGAGGGCGCAGTCGCCGGGGCTGAAATCCGGCATCGGATCGAAAAGACTGAAGGCGGCGTCACCACGGTCATCGCCTGTTATGATTTCCCCAACAACGACGTGCTGATGCAGGAAACCTTCGCGATCGCCGACAACCGCATCACTGCCAGCTCGCAGGCGGCGATCGCAGAAAACTGCGACAGCTACTGA
- a CDS encoding M3 family metallopeptidase, translating to MPMPSAVDLAAHPLTSWQGPLGLPDFTRIGDGDFSGVFDAALTAHEAEIEAIAGNAETPTIENTLAALELGGEALDHVSSIFWCRAGAHTNEAIQALEREISPKMSRHFSAISMNERLFARIDDLYQRRDALKLDSETLRVLEKTWKNFVRSGAKLDAEGKKRLAAINEELSSLGTIFGQNLLADERDWALFLDQADLAGLPEFLKSAMAEAAEMRGQKGRYAVTLSRSIYEPFSTFSERRDLREIAFRAFTMRGQNGGATDNTAVVRDMLRLRAEKAKLLGYPSYAALKLDDTMAKTPQAVHKLLDPVWEKALEKAASDQIELQRLAAEAGSNEEFAAWDWRFYQERLRAEIFAFDEAELKPYLQLDRIIDACFDVATKLFGISFEEKQGIATWHPEARVFVVRNADGSERGLFLADYFARPSKRSGAWMSALKSGYKLGDGSRPVIYNIMNFAKPPEGEAALLSVDEAKTLFHEFGHALHGMLTEVTWPSVAGTSVSRDFVELPSQLYEHWLTVPAVLEKHALHVTTGKPMPKALVDKMLAARTFGAGFATVEFTASALVDMAYHARQDAPVEPLRFEAETLEKLNMPKTIAMRHRTPHFGHIFAGDGYSAGYYSYMWSEVLDADAFAAFEETGDPFNPALAERLRKNIYAAGGSKDPEELYTAFRGKMPSPEAMMVKRGLV from the coding sequence TTGCCCATGCCGTCCGCTGTCGACCTCGCCGCCCATCCGCTGACCAGCTGGCAAGGGCCGCTCGGCCTGCCCGATTTCACCCGCATCGGCGACGGCGATTTTTCCGGGGTTTTCGATGCGGCATTGACGGCGCACGAGGCCGAGATCGAGGCGATAGCGGGCAATGCCGAGACCCCGACCATCGAGAATACGCTTGCAGCACTCGAACTCGGCGGCGAGGCGCTCGACCATGTCTCATCGATCTTCTGGTGCCGGGCCGGCGCCCACACCAACGAAGCGATCCAGGCGCTGGAGCGCGAAATATCGCCAAAGATGTCGCGGCATTTCTCGGCGATCTCGATGAACGAGAGATTGTTTGCCCGTATCGACGATCTCTACCAGCGCCGCGACGCGTTGAAGCTCGACTCTGAGACGCTGCGGGTGCTGGAAAAGACCTGGAAAAATTTCGTCCGCTCCGGCGCCAAGCTCGACGCCGAGGGCAAGAAGCGGCTGGCGGCGATCAATGAGGAGCTGTCGTCACTCGGCACGATTTTCGGCCAGAACCTGCTTGCCGACGAGCGCGACTGGGCGCTGTTCCTCGACCAGGCCGATCTTGCCGGCCTGCCGGAATTCCTGAAAAGCGCGATGGCGGAAGCCGCCGAGATGCGCGGCCAGAAGGGCCGTTATGCCGTCACCCTGTCGCGCTCGATCTACGAGCCGTTCTCGACCTTCTCCGAGCGCCGCGACCTGCGCGAGATCGCCTTCCGCGCCTTCACCATGCGCGGCCAGAATGGCGGCGCCACCGACAACACCGCCGTGGTGCGCGACATGCTGCGCCTGCGTGCCGAGAAGGCGAAGCTGCTCGGCTACCCGTCCTACGCAGCGCTGAAGCTCGACGACACCATGGCAAAGACGCCACAGGCGGTGCATAAGCTGCTCGACCCGGTCTGGGAAAAGGCGCTGGAAAAGGCGGCAAGCGACCAGATCGAATTGCAGCGGCTGGCGGCCGAGGCCGGCAGCAACGAAGAATTCGCCGCCTGGGACTGGCGCTTCTATCAGGAGAGGCTGCGCGCCGAGATATTTGCCTTCGACGAGGCCGAGCTGAAGCCATATCTGCAGCTCGACCGCATCATCGACGCCTGCTTCGACGTGGCGACAAAATTATTCGGCATCAGCTTCGAGGAGAAGCAAGGCATTGCCACCTGGCATCCGGAAGCACGTGTTTTCGTCGTCAGGAATGCCGACGGCAGCGAGCGCGGTCTGTTCCTGGCCGACTATTTCGCGCGGCCCTCGAAGCGCTCCGGCGCCTGGATGAGCGCGCTGAAGTCCGGCTACAAGCTTGGCGATGGCTCCAGGCCGGTCATCTACAACATCATGAATTTCGCCAAGCCACCGGAGGGCGAGGCAGCGCTTTTGTCGGTCGATGAAGCCAAGACCCTTTTCCACGAATTCGGTCATGCGCTGCATGGCATGCTGACCGAAGTCACCTGGCCGTCGGTCGCGGGCACCTCGGTCAGCCGCGATTTCGTCGAACTGCCCTCGCAGCTCTACGAGCACTGGCTGACCGTGCCGGCGGTGCTGGAAAAGCATGCGCTGCACGTGACGACCGGCAAGCCGATGCCGAAGGCGCTGGTCGACAAGATGCTGGCGGCGCGCACCTTCGGCGCCGGCTTCGCCACGGTCGAGTTCACCGCCTCGGCACTGGTCGACATGGCCTACCACGCGCGGCAGGATGCGCCGGTCGAGCCGCTTCGTTTCGAAGCCGAAACGCTTGAAAAGCTCAACATGCCCAAGACCATCGCCATGCGCCATCGCACCCCGCATTTCGGCCACATATTTGCCGGTGACGGCTATTCGGCCGGCTATTATTCCTACATGTGGTCGGAGGTGCTCGACGCCGACGCCTTCGCCGCCTTCGAGGAGACGGGCGACCCATTCAATCCGGCGCTGGCCGAGCGGCTCAGGAAAAACATCTATGCCGCCGGCGGTTCCAAGGACCCGGAAGAGCTCTACACCGCCTTCCGCGGCAAGATGCCGTCGCCCGAAGCGATGATGGTCAAGCGCGGCCTGGTGTAG
- a CDS encoding ABC transporter permease, with amino-acid sequence MTRLVRSQGWVVGLLVLFVALLVITRLIQPGYGSGDFGSLVRAVLPYAFAVAAQTIVVIAGGIDLSVGAMMALTSVTAASMMDSASEEYALFVVPFVLAMGLVLGAVNGMLIVVTRVPDIVVTLATLFVLQGAALLVLAAPGGAVAEWLRATIVGTVPIPGLPGISAWIPKALVLLVVCLCIIWIPLKRSKLGLSIYAIGSSELAAFRSGVPVAHTKIIAYALSGLFAAMGGLALTMSTGIGAPIPGPYLLASVAAVVLGGVALGGGKGGLLGPIVAVFVLRLVRTDLTLMAIDPNVTAIIEGAIMVAVVMFGAFITMRSRQS; translated from the coding sequence TTGACCCGCCTCGTCCGCAGTCAGGGCTGGGTGGTCGGCCTGCTCGTCCTGTTCGTGGCCCTGTTGGTGATCACCAGGCTCATCCAACCGGGCTATGGCAGCGGCGATTTCGGCTCGCTGGTGCGTGCGGTGCTGCCCTACGCCTTTGCCGTGGCCGCCCAGACGATTGTCGTCATCGCCGGCGGCATCGACCTTTCCGTCGGCGCCATGATGGCGCTGACCAGCGTCACCGCCGCCTCGATGATGGACAGCGCCAGCGAGGAATACGCGCTTTTTGTCGTGCCGTTCGTGCTGGCCATGGGGCTGGTGCTGGGCGCCGTCAACGGCATGCTGATCGTCGTCACCCGCGTGCCCGATATCGTCGTCACGCTGGCCACCCTCTTCGTCCTGCAGGGCGCGGCGCTGCTCGTCCTCGCTGCGCCCGGCGGCGCGGTGGCCGAATGGCTGCGGGCGACCATCGTCGGCACCGTCCCGATCCCGGGCTTGCCCGGGATCTCGGCCTGGATACCGAAGGCGCTGGTGCTCCTCGTCGTCTGCCTCTGCATTATCTGGATACCGCTCAAGCGCTCAAAGCTCGGCCTGTCGATCTACGCCATCGGCAGCAGCGAGCTCGCGGCGTTTCGCAGCGGCGTGCCTGTCGCGCACACCAAAATCATAGCCTATGCCCTGTCGGGGCTTTTCGCTGCCATGGGCGGGCTGGCGCTGACCATGAGCACCGGCATCGGCGCCCCCATTCCCGGCCCTTACCTTCTCGCCAGCGTGGCGGCGGTCGTGCTCGGCGGCGTCGCACTTGGCGGCGGCAAAGGCGGGTTGCTCGGCCCGATCGTCGCCGTCTTCGTGCTGCGGCTGGTGCGCACCGACCTGACGCTCATGGCGATCGATCCCAACGTCACCGCAATCATCGAGGGCGCGATCATGGTCGCCGTCGTCATGTTCGGCGCCTTCATCACCATGCGGAGCCGGCAATCATGA